The following is a genomic window from Cupriavidus taiwanensis.
TACGCGGGCCTGGCGCCCGCCGAGCCGGTGCTGCTGCTGGCATCGTGGGCCAAGGCCTTCGGCGCGCCGCTGGCCACGCTGTGCGGGCCCGCCGCGCTGGTGAGCGAGATCGCCCGCGACGGCCCGACCCAGGCGCATTGCAGCGCCGCCTCGCAGGCCGCGCTGCTGGCCGGGCTGAACGCGCTGGCGCGCAACCGCCGCGACGGCGACGCGCTGCGGGCGGCGCTGCTGGCGCGGGTGCGGCGCCTGCGGCGGGGTTTGCGCTGGCTGGCGCAGCACCGCTTGCCGGACCTGCAGATCAGCGTGCCGCTGCACCCCATGCAGCAATTGCGGCTGGGGTCGGCCGAGCGCACCCGTGCCCTGCACGCGGGGCTGCGCGCGGCGGGATTCCGCACGGCGTTGCTGCGGCAGGCCGAAGGGCGCTGCGCCGTGGCAGTGGTGGTGCGCGCCAGCCACGCGCCGCAAGAGATTGACGGCCTGCTGGCGGCGCTTGCCTTGCTGGCGGGCCAGCCGGCCGTGCCGCGCGGGCGTGCGCCGCCGGCCTATCGGGAGAGCCTCCATGTTCAAGACTGCGGAAGGTGAAACACTGGAACTGGCGCCATGGCGCATGCGCCGGCTGCTGCGTCTGCTGGCGGAGGTGCGGCGGTATCCGGCCGGCACGCCGCCGCAGGCGCTGCTGACCGACCTGCGCCAGCTGGTGGCCCGCGCACGGCGCGTCGGCACGCCCTCGCGCCTCGGCACGGCGCGGTATGAGAGCCGGCTGGACAGTGGTGGCGCATACGGCGGCGCATACGGCGGCGCGTGCTGCCGCGCTTGCCTGCTGGCCCGCCAGCACGCGGGACGCCTGTCGCTGGTCGGGCTCAGCCTGGACCGGTGGCGTGCGCCGGCGAGCCGGTACGAGGGCGGGCCTGCGCTTGCCGAACTGGCGTTCGAGTCAGCGCCCAAATCCGCCAACGTGACGCTGCAATGGCGCCGCTGGCCGAGCCTGGACGCCGCCGCGCGCGCAACCCGCGGCGGTGGCGTCTACCTGTTCCAGCGCGGTGCGACGCCGGTCTATGTCGGCACGGCGGCCAGCCTGCCGGCGCGGCTGGGCGTGCATGGCTGGTACCACGCGCGCCAGGGCAGCGCGCGCGCCGGTGCTTCGTGTCCTTGTGCGCCCCCGCTGACCGTATGGACGGCCAATGTGGCCAGCGCCGGCGAGCGCGCGGCGGTCGAGCACGCCATCGTGCGCACGCTTGGCAACCGGGGCTTCGCGCTGGCCAATGACAAGCTGCGCGGCACGGTGACCGTCGGCAGCGGCCTGTCGATCCGCAACCTGGTCCCGGCCGGCATCCTCGCCGGCGCCGGC
Proteins encoded in this region:
- a CDS encoding aminotransferase class I/II-fold pyridoxal phosphate-dependent enzyme → MIDFASALYLGMSHPAAQLGSYAALTTGTPAALAVSPLAGTLAAQAAALQGCEAGLAGPSTLHLSLDLFDRIGRTHALVADDTLYPVMRWGLERVRGLGVPVTLFRHADLADLARRLRQHTGTRPPALVTDGTRREGAPVALRRYLALVRERGGLVVADHTQLLGLAGAQPGPGRPWGSGGGGLLRYAGLAPAEPVLLLASWAKAFGAPLATLCGPAALVSEIARDGPTQAHCSAASQAALLAGLNALARNRRDGDALRAALLARVRRLRRGLRWLAQHRLPDLQISVPLHPMQQLRLGSAERTRALHAGLRAAGFRTALLRQAEGRCAVAVVVRASHAPQEIDGLLAALALLAGQPAVPRGRAPPAYRESLHVQDCGR